One window from the genome of Panthera leo isolate Ple1 chromosome D3, P.leo_Ple1_pat1.1, whole genome shotgun sequence encodes:
- the SCARF2 gene encoding scavenger receptor class F member 2 isoform X1: protein MEGAGPRGAGPARRRGAGGPPSPLLPPLLLLLLWLLPGPAASQELNPRGRNVCRAPGSQEPTCCTGWKQQGDECGVAVCEGNSTCSENEVCVRPGECRCRHGYFGANCDTKCPRQFWGPDCKELCICHPHGQCEDVTGQCTCHARRWGARCEHACQCQHGVCHPRSGACRCEPGWWGAQCASACYCSATSRCDPQTGACLCHAGWWGRSCNNQCACNTSPCEQQSGRCQCRERTFGARCERYCQCFRGRCHPVDGTCACEPGYRGKYCREPCPAGFYGLGCRRRCGQCKGQQPCTVAEGRCLTCEPGWNGTKCDQPCATGFYGEGCGHRCPPCRDGHACNHVTGKCTRCNAGWIGDRCETKCSNGTYGEDCAFVCADCGSGHCDFQSGRCLCSPGVHGPHCNLTCPPGLHGVDCAQACSCHEDSCDPVTGACRLETNQRKGVMGAGALLALLLGLLLSLLGCCCACRGKDPARRPRPRRELTLGRKKAPQRLCGRFSRISMKLPRIPLRRQKLPKVVVAHHDLDNTLNCSFLEPPSGLEQPSPSWSSRASFSSFDTTDEGPVYCVPHEETATESRDAEPPTSPSEALASSPALVTTLASAEEATPFPPSSDSERSASSVEGPGGALYARVARREARPARARGEAGGLSLSPSPERRKPPPPDPATKPKVSWIHGKHGAAAGAPSPPLSGPEAAPSPTKRKRTPSDTSARPDEPSSPRARDPTPRPPGLAEEGPALASPSPPRARARGRGPGLSEPTDAGGPPRGAPEVASMLAAELRDKTRSLGRAEGATVAQGPREKPAPPQKAKRSVLPSSPARASPALEAPGPEKAAAGAPAPDTPRKKTPIQKPPRKKSREAAGDLGRAGAPTL, encoded by the exons ATGGAGGGCGCAGGGCCCCGGGGGGCCGGGCCGGCGCGGCGCCGGGGAGCCGGGGGGCCGCCGTCGCCGCTGCTGCcaccgctgctgctgctgctgctctggctGCTGCCCGGCCCCGCGGCGTCCCAGGAGCTGAACCCGCGCGGCCGCAACGTGTGCCGTGCTCCCGG CTCTCAGGAGCCCACGTGCTGCACCGGCTGGAAGCAGCAGGGGGACGAGTGTGGGGTCG CGGTGTGCGAAGGCAACTCCACGTGTTCGGAGAATGAGGTGTGCGTGCGGCCTGGCGAGTGCCGCTGCCGCCATGGCTACTTCGGTGCCAACTGCGACACCA AGTGCCCGCGCCAGTTCTGGGGCCCCGACTGCAAGGAGCTGTGTATCTGCCACCCGCATGGGCAGTGCGAGGATGTGACAGGCCAGTGTACGTGTCACGCGCGGCGCTGGGGCGCACGCTGCGAGCATGCGTGCCAGTGCCAACACGGCGTGTGCCACCCGCGGAGCGGCGCGTGTCGCTGCGAGCCTGGCTGGTGGGGCGCTCAGTGCGCCAGCGCGTGCTACTGCAGCGCCACGTCGCGCTGCGACCCACAGACGGGCGCGTGCCTGTGCCACGCAGGCTGGTGGGGCCGCAGCTGCAACAATCAGTGCGCCTGCAACACATCGCCGTGCGAGCAACAGAGCGGCCGCTGCCAGTGCCGCGAGCGTACATTCGGCGCGCGCTGCGAGCGCTACTGCCAATGCTTTCGCGGCCGCTGCCACCCTGTGGACGGCACGTGCGCCTGCGAGCCGGGCTACCGTGGCAAGTACTGCCGGGAGCCGTGCCCTGCCGGCTTCTACGGCCTGGGCTGCCGCCGCCG ATGCGGCCAGTGCAAGGGCCAGCAGCCTTGCACGGTGGCCGAGGGCCGCTGCCTGACATGCGAGCCAGGCTGGAACGGCACCAAGTGTGACCAGCCATGCGCCACCGGCTTCTACGGCGAGGGCTGCGGCCACCGCTGCCCGCCGTGCCGCGACGGGCATGCCTGCAACCACGTCACCGGCAAGTGCACGCGCTGCAACGCGGGCTGGATCGGCGACCG GTGCGAGACCAAGTGCAGCAATGGCACTTACGGCGAGGACTGTGCATTCGTGTGCGCCGATTGCGGCAGCGGCCACTGCGACTTCCAGTCGGGGCGTTGCCTGTGCAGCCCCGGCGTCCATGGGCCCCA CTGTAACCTGACGTGTCCGCCTGGGCTCCATGGCGTGGACTGCGCCCAGGCCTGCAGTTGCCACGAGGACTCGTGTGACCCGGTCACTGGTGCCTGCCGCCTGG AGACCAACCAGCGCAAGGGCGTGATGGGCGCGGGCGCGTTGCTTGCCCTGCTCCTCGGCCTGCTGCTCTCGCTGCTCGGCTGCTGCTGCGCCTGCCGCGGCAAGGACCCGGCGCGCCG gccccgcccccgcaggGAGCTCACGCTCGGGAGGAAGAAGGCGCCGCAGCGACTGTGCGGGCGCTTCAGCCGCATCAGCATGAAGCTGCCCCGGATCCCGCTCCGCAGGCAGAAGCTGCCGAAGGTTGTAG tggCCCACCACGACCTGGATAACACACTCAACTGCAGCTTCCTGGAGCCACCCTCAGGGCTGGAGCAGCCCTCTCCATCATGGTCCTCCCgggcctccttctcttcctttgacACCACTGATGAAGGCCCTGTGTACTGTGTACCCCATGAAG AGACCGCAACGGAGAGCAGGGACGCGGAGCCCCCCACATCCCCTTCGGAGGCACTGGCGTCATCCCCCGCGCTGGTAACCACGCTGGCTTCCGCAGAGGAGGCGACGCCCTTCCCCCCGTCCTCTGACAGCGAGCGGTCGGCATCCAGCGTGGAGGGGCCCGGCGGGGCGCTGTATGCGCGCGTGGCCCGGCGCGAGGCCCGGCCGGCCCGGGCCCGGGGCGAGGCTGGAGGCCTGTCGCTTTCGCCATCTCCCGAGCGCAGGAAGCCGCCTCCACCCGACCCTGCCACCAAGCCCAAGGTGTCCTGGATCCACGGCAAGCACGGCGCCGCTGCCGGTGCGCCTTCTCCGCCACTCTCGGGACCCGAGGCTGCGCCCAGCCCCACCAAGAGGAAACGGACGCCCAGCGACACGTCGGCGCGGCCGGATGAGCCCAGCAGTCCCCGGGCCCGTGACCCGACGCCTCGGCCCCCGGGGCTGGCGGAGGAGGGGCCTGCCCTCGCCTCCCCCTCGCCGCCTAGGGCTCGGGCGCGGGGCCGCGGCCCTGGCCTCTCAGAGCCCACGGACGCTGGCGGTCCCCCGCGCGGAGCGCCCGAGGTCGCCTCCATGCTGGCCGCGGAGCTGCGCGACAAGACTCGCAGCCTGGGCCGCGCCGAAGGGGCTACGGTCGCGCAGGGCCCCCGAGAGAAGCCGGCGCCGCCGCAGAAGGCCAAGCGATCGGTGCTGCCCTCCTCGCCTGCCCGCGCGTCCCCCGCGCTTGAGGCCCCGGGGCCCGAGAAGGCGGCAGCCGGCGCGCCCGCGCCAGACACCCCCAGGAAGAAGACCCCCATCCAGAAGCCGCCGCGCAAGAAGAGCCGGGAAGCGGCGGGCGACCTGGGCAGGGCGGGCGCGCCCACCCTGTAG
- the SCARF2 gene encoding scavenger receptor class F member 2 isoform X2, with protein MEGAGPRGAGPARRRGAGGPPSPLLPPLLLLLLWLLPGPAASQELNPRGRNVCRAPGSQEPTCCTGWKQQGDECGVAVCEGNSTCSENEVCVRPGECRCRHGYFGANCDTKCPRQFWGPDCKELCICHPHGQCEDVTGQCTCHARRWGARCEHACQCQHGVCHPRSGACRCEPGWWGAQCASACYCSATSRCDPQTGACLCHAGWWGRSCNNQCACNTSPCEQQSGRCQCRERTFGARCERYCQCFRGRCHPVDGTCACEPGYRGKYCREPCPAGFYGLGCRRRCGQCKGQQPCTVAEGRCLTCEPGWNGTKCDQPCATGFYGEGCGHRCPPCRDGHACNHVTGKCTRCNAGWIGDRCETKCSNGTYGEDCAFVCADCGSGHCDFQSGRCLCSPGVHGPHCNLTCPPGLHGVDCAQACSCHEDSCDPVTGACRLETNQRKGVMGAGALLALLLGLLLSLLGCCCACRGKDPARRELTLGRKKAPQRLCGRFSRISMKLPRIPLRRQKLPKVVVAHHDLDNTLNCSFLEPPSGLEQPSPSWSSRASFSSFDTTDEGPVYCVPHEETATESRDAEPPTSPSEALASSPALVTTLASAEEATPFPPSSDSERSASSVEGPGGALYARVARREARPARARGEAGGLSLSPSPERRKPPPPDPATKPKVSWIHGKHGAAAGAPSPPLSGPEAAPSPTKRKRTPSDTSARPDEPSSPRARDPTPRPPGLAEEGPALASPSPPRARARGRGPGLSEPTDAGGPPRGAPEVASMLAAELRDKTRSLGRAEGATVAQGPREKPAPPQKAKRSVLPSSPARASPALEAPGPEKAAAGAPAPDTPRKKTPIQKPPRKKSREAAGDLGRAGAPTL; from the exons ATGGAGGGCGCAGGGCCCCGGGGGGCCGGGCCGGCGCGGCGCCGGGGAGCCGGGGGGCCGCCGTCGCCGCTGCTGCcaccgctgctgctgctgctgctctggctGCTGCCCGGCCCCGCGGCGTCCCAGGAGCTGAACCCGCGCGGCCGCAACGTGTGCCGTGCTCCCGG CTCTCAGGAGCCCACGTGCTGCACCGGCTGGAAGCAGCAGGGGGACGAGTGTGGGGTCG CGGTGTGCGAAGGCAACTCCACGTGTTCGGAGAATGAGGTGTGCGTGCGGCCTGGCGAGTGCCGCTGCCGCCATGGCTACTTCGGTGCCAACTGCGACACCA AGTGCCCGCGCCAGTTCTGGGGCCCCGACTGCAAGGAGCTGTGTATCTGCCACCCGCATGGGCAGTGCGAGGATGTGACAGGCCAGTGTACGTGTCACGCGCGGCGCTGGGGCGCACGCTGCGAGCATGCGTGCCAGTGCCAACACGGCGTGTGCCACCCGCGGAGCGGCGCGTGTCGCTGCGAGCCTGGCTGGTGGGGCGCTCAGTGCGCCAGCGCGTGCTACTGCAGCGCCACGTCGCGCTGCGACCCACAGACGGGCGCGTGCCTGTGCCACGCAGGCTGGTGGGGCCGCAGCTGCAACAATCAGTGCGCCTGCAACACATCGCCGTGCGAGCAACAGAGCGGCCGCTGCCAGTGCCGCGAGCGTACATTCGGCGCGCGCTGCGAGCGCTACTGCCAATGCTTTCGCGGCCGCTGCCACCCTGTGGACGGCACGTGCGCCTGCGAGCCGGGCTACCGTGGCAAGTACTGCCGGGAGCCGTGCCCTGCCGGCTTCTACGGCCTGGGCTGCCGCCGCCG ATGCGGCCAGTGCAAGGGCCAGCAGCCTTGCACGGTGGCCGAGGGCCGCTGCCTGACATGCGAGCCAGGCTGGAACGGCACCAAGTGTGACCAGCCATGCGCCACCGGCTTCTACGGCGAGGGCTGCGGCCACCGCTGCCCGCCGTGCCGCGACGGGCATGCCTGCAACCACGTCACCGGCAAGTGCACGCGCTGCAACGCGGGCTGGATCGGCGACCG GTGCGAGACCAAGTGCAGCAATGGCACTTACGGCGAGGACTGTGCATTCGTGTGCGCCGATTGCGGCAGCGGCCACTGCGACTTCCAGTCGGGGCGTTGCCTGTGCAGCCCCGGCGTCCATGGGCCCCA CTGTAACCTGACGTGTCCGCCTGGGCTCCATGGCGTGGACTGCGCCCAGGCCTGCAGTTGCCACGAGGACTCGTGTGACCCGGTCACTGGTGCCTGCCGCCTGG AGACCAACCAGCGCAAGGGCGTGATGGGCGCGGGCGCGTTGCTTGCCCTGCTCCTCGGCCTGCTGCTCTCGCTGCTCGGCTGCTGCTGCGCCTGCCGCGGCAAGGACCCGGCGCGCCG gGAGCTCACGCTCGGGAGGAAGAAGGCGCCGCAGCGACTGTGCGGGCGCTTCAGCCGCATCAGCATGAAGCTGCCCCGGATCCCGCTCCGCAGGCAGAAGCTGCCGAAGGTTGTAG tggCCCACCACGACCTGGATAACACACTCAACTGCAGCTTCCTGGAGCCACCCTCAGGGCTGGAGCAGCCCTCTCCATCATGGTCCTCCCgggcctccttctcttcctttgacACCACTGATGAAGGCCCTGTGTACTGTGTACCCCATGAAG AGACCGCAACGGAGAGCAGGGACGCGGAGCCCCCCACATCCCCTTCGGAGGCACTGGCGTCATCCCCCGCGCTGGTAACCACGCTGGCTTCCGCAGAGGAGGCGACGCCCTTCCCCCCGTCCTCTGACAGCGAGCGGTCGGCATCCAGCGTGGAGGGGCCCGGCGGGGCGCTGTATGCGCGCGTGGCCCGGCGCGAGGCCCGGCCGGCCCGGGCCCGGGGCGAGGCTGGAGGCCTGTCGCTTTCGCCATCTCCCGAGCGCAGGAAGCCGCCTCCACCCGACCCTGCCACCAAGCCCAAGGTGTCCTGGATCCACGGCAAGCACGGCGCCGCTGCCGGTGCGCCTTCTCCGCCACTCTCGGGACCCGAGGCTGCGCCCAGCCCCACCAAGAGGAAACGGACGCCCAGCGACACGTCGGCGCGGCCGGATGAGCCCAGCAGTCCCCGGGCCCGTGACCCGACGCCTCGGCCCCCGGGGCTGGCGGAGGAGGGGCCTGCCCTCGCCTCCCCCTCGCCGCCTAGGGCTCGGGCGCGGGGCCGCGGCCCTGGCCTCTCAGAGCCCACGGACGCTGGCGGTCCCCCGCGCGGAGCGCCCGAGGTCGCCTCCATGCTGGCCGCGGAGCTGCGCGACAAGACTCGCAGCCTGGGCCGCGCCGAAGGGGCTACGGTCGCGCAGGGCCCCCGAGAGAAGCCGGCGCCGCCGCAGAAGGCCAAGCGATCGGTGCTGCCCTCCTCGCCTGCCCGCGCGTCCCCCGCGCTTGAGGCCCCGGGGCCCGAGAAGGCGGCAGCCGGCGCGCCCGCGCCAGACACCCCCAGGAAGAAGACCCCCATCCAGAAGCCGCCGCGCAAGAAGAGCCGGGAAGCGGCGGGCGACCTGGGCAGGGCGGGCGCGCCCACCCTGTAG